The following is a genomic window from Episyrphus balteatus chromosome 1, idEpiBalt1.1, whole genome shotgun sequence.
acaataattcttttaataaaagttcGTTTAACCAAAGATCTCTTTGTGTATATACACGGagtgtataaaattaaaaatgcttttgataccaaattaatgaagtttttactAGATCAAAACTTGAgacatttttaatatattcatCATTCGATGCCTTGCTATTTCCAGAATTGTTTTTCGATTAATTGTTTTCTATACATTTTCCGTTGACCAATCTTCGTGGCGAAGTCACACCTTCGCAGCGCAGCGTTACATAAATGTTCCTTTAATTTCTTCATCAACAATGGACACATTCAGAAAACTTAAGAGTCTAAATATTTAGTCAACGTAAAATAAATAAGACGTGTAAAACAAGCAAGTaagattttcttgaaaattttccAGTCAACGTTCTAATTTGCTTAATtggaaagttttttgtttgacgCCTAGCCACGTGTAGTTCCACGTTAGTTAGTTAGTACGAAGGACAATTAGACCAAAGATCTAGGTTCGATTCCAAGCCTCCACGAATAATTGACAAAGCCTCCAAGAGAATAATTGTCATAAAAAGTGCATCTCTTTCTCGGACTCAGCGCGCTgtaaattgtaggtctcttCCATTCTTGGAAATAAACTATTCACACATAAGAATGGTTGAGAGTTGTTAGGTAATAACACACAAAAAAGTGGTCAAATCCACAAATTAACAAGAAAACCatgaagtaaaatttttaactgattttcgtattgttttgtattttagCTTTCATCCGAAATTCCTCTCAAAAACCTTTAACGAAAAACTACTCCGGAAAAGTGGTAGCCATACGGGTACGGTTCgagtacttgtatgaaaaaaaaattcaaagaatgaagaattttcaattttattaacttcttaagaaaaaaggagtcactgtggcgtatacgtaatattttttttttttctatagaaaacttAAAGAGAAATCAGTTTTGTTCCACTTAGGTTTTCATGTTTCATAATCATAAAGTCGCTTTCCATAGAATGTTGCCACACTGCTAATATACTGCTTTTTCCGCAATGTTTCAATAcaatatatattagggtgggtcaaaaacatcgaaatttttttttttgatttggtactccgaaaactcgattgctagacccctctataacatacacaccaaatatgagctctttatattaatgggaaggtcctccgctttgcaattttccatttttacatcaagcttctactaaaaaaaaataatttttttattaattgactttttagcaaatttcttttcatattcttgtaggaaattgaacgctctacaaaaaaggccttatacacttttttcgtttatctaaccgttgaatagatatttgagatccaaaaatcgagaaaatctttaaaaattcgttttttgttcttaattttgtaacaaattgaaaaattataatgatcaaacgcgcaagacatattcttgttggaaattgattactccacaaaaaaggtcttgttaacttttttcattaatctaaccattctaaagatattcgaggtcaaagttaaaaaaaaatataaaaacattttatatttttaaaaaatttctaattcactgaaacttcattattttcaaattagcaagatatattcttgtaggagcttaaacgttctacaaaaaattccttggaatgaaattgattactttaaccgtttagaagatattcgtatccaaaccaatgctcactgatttcaatagttttcttatgacccctatgcattgcgatttggatacgaatatcttctaaacggttaaagcaatcaatttcattccaaggaattttttgtagaacgtttaagcccctacaagaatatatcttgcttatttgaaaataatgaagtttcagtgaattagaaattttttaaaaatataaaatctttttatatttttttttaactttgacctcgaatatctttagaatggtaagattaatgaaaaaagttaacaagaccttatttgtggagcaatcaatttccaacaagaatatgtcttgcgcgtttgatcattataatttttcaatttgttacaaaattaagaacaaaaaacgaatttttaaagattttctcgatttttggacctcaaatatctattcaacggttagataaacgaaaaaagtgtataaggccttttttgtagagcgttcaatttcctacaagaatatgaaaagaaatttgctaaaaagtcaattaataaaaaaattatttttttttagtagaagcttgatgtaaaaatggaaaattgcaaagcggaggaccttcccactaatataaagagctcatatttggtgtgtatattctagaggggtctagcaatcgatttttcggagtaccaaatcaaaaaaaaaattttcgatgtttttgacccaccctaatatatatgcTTGCCCTGGGGAGTCGCactaacaaaataaacaaacttggCCGTGTGAAGCCGTACTAAATGTACTAAAGCAgtagaaaattacattttaccTAAAATCTTGTTGTTCCCATTTTCATCAgttttctttatcttttttattattatgtttttttttcgctcaacgttattcattttataaaaaaaaagtcaaattcagaaaatgaaacaaaatgtaagttacaaaaaaaaaactatttatttatatagGCACTTCGTAGGTTGTTCGTTTATATTCTCAGCacataatttttgaagcttaaaaaaaatactgtttataaaaaaatgcaaaaaaaaaaacaaaatgttactATTAGTTGATCGCTTTACAAAAAAGCGTTTCTGATTTAAGTATAAACTAAGTTTATTAAAGAAAGACATTTATATTAAACATTCCatttactaaacaaaaaaaaaaaaagatttccttTTAAGAAACATACTTTTGACTTTTACTAGTCACTtttaatacatatattttataacattccaaagaaataaaatattaagttctcttatttttatgaaatcctgtaaaaaaaaaataacacaatatttttaaaagaagactaaaaatacaaaaaacaaaaataaaatgcccaCACAAAATAATTATGATATTGtattttaaaagtatttaaaaaatttataataataattcattttaggtaaacaaaatttatatatagtTATATAACTAAGTGCAATCTTATTtagattataaaaataaaaaaaaaaaaaagtgtttttttaggACTGAtgattgcaacaaaaaaatgatattataaagaagaaaaaaaagaagttataatgaataaaaaattacaacaacaaagaaagaaagacaaaaaaaaaatcacatttaaatatttgtaaagtaaaatgatttaattttaataaaatatattaagtatttcaaaaaattctgtctatcttttatttcattttaaacaaaCCATAAAAACCAGGAAGCAAGAAGTAGTAATTAAATTCTGAATGATACTTTTAGCGGATGTATCTTTCTTGTTTTATGGCTTTTAAATGGTTGCAATAGCACTTAATAAAGTAAGAGTAAGTCTGCCTATGTCctgacaacgacgacgacgacgttaCGTATCCTTAATCTAATATAAGTACTTAGGTTGGAAGAAGATACACAGGTACAAAGTATAGAAGTTAAAAAGCAAAATGGACGTTACAGAAGCTACACACAAATTTATACACAGAAACTTTTGTACAAAAACATTCCACCTAATAAAAACAAGGCTTACCAAAAGATGACGGTAGGACAACAAAGTTACACAAATATTTACCCTTAAATGAAAGTCAACAACCAAAAAAACGAAAGCACTCTCTGTGCTGTCTGCTCTGCTGCCATCAACATTGGACAGAATGTTGTTTATGTATCCTTGTTCCTGGTGTTGGGTTTTAGTTGGGTATGATGTACAGCACCGATGGACAATATTTTGTTTAGAGGCAGTTggaggttttaattaaatttgtctgGCTCaactgattgattttttttttttttttcaaaaaaaaaatgttatttgatTTTAGACCAGAATATCAGTTAAAGgcagttttgtatttttgtgtgagatttttatttttaagagttGGTGtgccatttatttattttacaagcTTAcactaaataaatatatttttgatggtAGGACATTAGTTTTTTTACAGTAGGAAAATTGAGTTAGCactttatacattttatttgaagagacctttcttttacttgatggatttggaggagaTTTTTGAAAGTGCGTTTTTTCTCggtaagggattttttttttcgaaaatctgcaaaaatatagatttgtaatttttgtaccttttaGACTTTGTTCCAGGAATATCTGCttgcaaaatccaaaaaaatgtaagaaaaactCAACAACTAGACCTCAAaggaatttttggttttcaatattattaatttaacttaaaaactcctttcatttgatatttaaatCGATGAATTTGATcgtaatttttagaaatacattttttcatataggAGGTTAACCActaatttttttccgaaaatctcaaaaactaagatttataattttttgtaatttttggtcCAATTATATCTGCCTTCAAAATCCCAGTACCCCACAAATAAGTCAATAACCAAACCTCTCAAaagaacttttggttttcatttattaatagagcttaaatagatcaaggggcacggtagtgcccagccaagttctctagcaactttggcactacacccttatttacaggaaacaactcaggtcATTTTCGAcacccctctaacttccacaccaaagatgctagaaatttcaaactcgctacattttttgaaaaaaaaaccaaacaactcacaaaatttcagcttcctacgatgagtagtttctgagatatagggcttcaaaaatcgcaaaaaccgtataCTACAGGAAATAGGGAGCTTAAAATGGGTCATCTGAGAATTTTTGGAAAggatttgaatttgatatttcatATAAAGAGGCGCATTAAGAcgaacataaaaatatattttttttttgtctcaaaaacgtgtggtttggacgccattttgaaaaatgcgtttttgcgATTTTCTCGGCTTCTGTTTATCGTAGAATggatttttttgtcttgttttgtagaagaacgttttcttgaattttttattaaataatttttttttataaagtttctCTATTAAAAGTTATTGacgaaaacatgtaaaattttcgGTGATGATAGTGGTTTTTACACTTCTATTCATTTTAGGTTCATCTAAGCGAAATAAATCTCATAATAACTTTGAAACAACTCAAAATTTCCTACATTTTGGTACATTAAGTTTTCTTGTATGTCCAAAACTATTAAAGTTATAACCTGACgaaatcaatattttgtttgGCTACAATGAAattctgttgaaaaaaattaaacttttttttttgcagaagaaccaaaatatacttttctgaatgtttttggggtgctgattttgaatccgaagtcagaaaaaatttattggccttagtttttgaaatattaccgttataaaagcCAAAGACTAACTCAAATTTATCTTATAGGTAAgcttaaacttaagatatctcagtctataaaagagatatcggaaagatttaaatagtttttggaagaaaaaagcAGTTCTTACAGACATAATTACAAATAATTCTGAAATAAATTGATACACATTATAGCTCAACCTGAACtataaaaataacgtttttttttgcgttaaaaaaaattaaaggtatgatatttggctaactttttgtaataatccagtaactaggcattattatctttcaattaagccatcgaaaccttaaaaattgtttaatttaatatttttttgcgaatttttaaaaaaatgttacatgagagtagggttgccatgcgtccgggttttcccggacatgtactcttttttggctgtgtgggggacgtccgggatagtttctatcaattgtccgggattgtactcttttgaagcctttaaaaatctcactttttgtatgctactcttaattcattccttattcataaaacgaatcgagttcattaaaagcgaggcgtttttattttggtctattatctgctcaattcttttttgtgttctgttccaatataatcaaaacttaaaaatgtgcGTATGAGGTACTGGTTAGTGAATTCTCtgaccaacaaaaatttattttaataatttatttaaattttataatttattacagtaggtaccttattgtaagactcaaggtgcaaaattttaaacgattaagaaaaatatatggccgcttaagtaagttgctaagtcaaaaagaccattttttaacttaaatagtaacttactaaaaattctattagcatttaactaaaatagtttaaaattttgagcaattggattttaatggaatttaaaatttttttttactgtaactatgtacattccaacttttgtaatattagctaaaatttgtacttttattttttttttttttgtgaaaaaaataagaaaaaaatgctacgggaacaagggttaaaaatgtgatttttagttaaattttgaaaagattgttcctcttttttttgtttttataaaactatgcattccttttgtcctagatttgtactcttttttgtgtccttatttgtccgggaaagtccgggattttacatctcgattactagtttcgtcaaaatgtatctggcaaccctacatgagagtaacgctgggtccgaaagggttaaaaatatttagctctgaaataaaagagaaTACATGACGATAAAGTTCTTTTAGgctaaatctcaaaaaaaaagataactaAAAAAAGCGTCTGTCTTTTTTTCAATCCAATCCATGTATAATATATGTATAACAACGTAATATTTCTTATCCGGTAAAAATTGCGGTGCAAACAATTggttgaaagtaaaaaaaaataacttattgtTCAACCTTTAAGAACCCATGATTGTCCCttaatagttttaatttatatCATTTATTCTGAGCTCTTCAACTTATCTAACTAATTTCTCAAGAATACAACAGTTTGAATAAAagctaagatttttttaattaaaaaaagttacacatacgccacagtggccCTCTAAcaaaatttagcaattcaatGAATGTCATGAAAAAACCGTTTATTCTATGATTTATTACCTAatgtacaaaaaattgtgagtctctgaaaaaaaaacaaacataaaataacatattctttaatttattaaaatattttattaaaagaacaCGAAACAAGCTTTGTAGCATCATAgacgaaatttatttaaactctcTTTTTTTGTGGGTATGAACAGACTCTCGAGTTTTCTCTTCACTTGTAACGTGCTAGGTCGTTCTTTTGGTTCGCTAGACCAGCATAACTTATAAAGATCTTCGAATAAATTTTCAGCTTCAGGCAAAGTTGAACTTGCCTTCGGTGTAAATAAAGATGTTAGTGGAAAATCACAATTAATTTGATCTTCTAAAATATCACAAGTTGTTTCATCAATCACTAGATTATCCCTTAGACCAGCAAAAGTGTTTTGAAATTTCCCAATAAGATTTTTCGAGGTTTgactttttaacttttcaagAGCATTTCGGTTCCGACTGTAGTTGTTTTGGTTATTTCTTGGTGCAAATGGTGATAAAGTTTTGGTTTTATATAAAGCTGATCGTATGTGATCAAGAGTTCTATGAGAAATCTCTGATGAAAAATGATCACATAGACAATTTGTATGCAACGAAGATGTTTCGGATCCTAAGTTTTCAAACTTTTGTTCAAAAGTTGCATGATTTGGTCTCAAATGGGTTTTAACAACTTGATATGCGACACTTTCATTACATTCGATCCAGAAATATGGCAATTGGCGAGACTTGAGTTGCCACATCGTCACACCCAAAGAATAAACATCAGCTGCTGAGGAAAGGATGTCTTCTCGAATAGCTTCAGGGGACATGTATCGAACAGTTCCCTACAACAGGAAGAATCTTTTTATTTAATCGATACAATTTTAAATCCCAAAATTGGGGTTA
Proteins encoded in this region:
- the LOC129905944 gene encoding serine/threonine-protein kinase mos, which translates into the protein MNSLGVKNNENELILDTPNRDEILHSGPPQNSKCNILGRGAYGVVFKAVYAGKQVAVKIMKNVKNDAISNEANILRWRHRNIVQLIKIESTVNYGIVIMERFPGQCLQGILNSIEIPLEHRIYVVLDIVNALTHCHKRKILHLDVKPQNVLVDFSPQSTKRRKVTVLHGRNYICKICDFGSSVVLQENDQENTRKRIPGTVRYMSPEAIREDILSSAADVYSLGVTMWQLKSRQLPYFWIECNESVAYQVVKTHLRPNHATFEQKFENLGSETSSLHTNCLCDHFSSEISHRTLDHIRSALYKTKTLSPFAPRNNQNNYSRNRNALEKLKSQTSKNLIGKFQNTFAGLRDNLVIDETTCDILEDQINCDFPLTSLFTPKASSTLPEAENLFEDLYKLCWSSEPKERPSTLQVKRKLESLFIPTKKESLNKFRL